From the Saccharomyces paradoxus chromosome XIV, complete sequence genome, one window contains:
- the FAR11 gene encoding Far11p (Protein involved in recovery from cell cycle arrest~similar to YNL127W): MNPSGRSHSKGPILRSVSLEDLKRNSSFKSNLKYKDEVTSHKEPQVGTLSNEELLKDLDNMLRGKLNMGRNSFHTDKRNKSDGNISALTFKARSGLEGDTRTIDVQQDGNDDGENFKLNDDSANKDRNGEKDSNTDNAVEFQDDAEEAEEENEDESFANVDELDGFDLNKASDGKHVPINEKGEVDYNMPVDKEFQKSLDQCAASLEERSSAPYALQRAVDWELKMFYSLEDELSEWFCSSDYMHFGQTQTLFKQKVNHPQLFFDDENYAAGVVGRLIEDMPNSLSSNLLALSYISMGCFAYTSNKSEHAKIIRRNNLMFVPRIQEIVHAFKKIAISCRDDNKNLKKQTILLFHSSTILYFISSICIEGREENSEAVDSVINSFDRTDLLEFLTKYIENWRWNSRLAMRIRNMVLLLFKLIVLQFGDSSVYKQTKSSVYKLHGLIYPSKHPEKLSISPLHYQAFREDITSRFPDYNMPTSGLPKDVDKSESLSQFLEIPRPKSKNPLNMTLNVPEKHIATPAPSPPNSPQLMHLSEGPRPRKSFQTNMAYPCLYPSDNEGPEDDSLENRVDSNLERKPDNDIVIPFSTEEAARILSESLEIKLSTKQLWYERDLFMITERGWKQQLENEPYDYSTFNYDASSSKKEKSAIYIMQRIDKYYKSCLSSFNSLVFVLLQTMESSLTNNFHRKSEVSDKNLLNMLAPQLEIVRAKELSLKSAAGILHALLKWFKLSHILKFEHLAVVIHDSRYINTCASILSKYSEVYPERVFNKYVLTPNSFWKECSLSNESYRECYSVDDSGEVNTEILPSFAYLLRILRKITGNKTQRLKELPLSIGILFKRYYRLFNLDMYHPILKITRELTPFKNKRWKSEHMELISGVYLFEKLELTDNWVTGKDISGELSDACGQEIALRALLQFYNFQHYEISMEDLGYGHRNSSSQDLLNKESEYLNI, translated from the coding sequence ATGAATCCTAGTGGAAGATCACATTCCAAAGGCCCGATTTTAAGGTCGGTGTCTTTAGAAGATCTAAAGAGAAACTCTAGTTTCAAAAGCAATCTAAAGTACAAAGATGAAGTGACTTCGCATAAAGAACCACAGGTTGGAACATTGAGCAATGAAGAACTACTGAAAGATCTTGACAACATGTTGCGCGGTAAATTGAACATGGGAAGAAACAGCTTTCATACcgataaaagaaataaatcaGATGGAAATATCAGTGCCTTAACGTTCAAGGCAAGATCGGGTCTTGAGGGAGATACTCGCACTATAGATGTACAGCAAGATGGTAATGATGACGGCGAGAATTTTAAATTGAATGATGATAGCGCCAATAAAGATAGAAATGGTGAGAAAGACAGTAATACTGACAACGCCGTTGAATTTCAAGACGACGCcgaagaagctgaagaagagaatGAGGATGAATCATTTGCTAATGTGGATGAACTGGATGGATTTGATTTGAATAAGGCTTCAGACGGTAAACATGTTCCCATCAATGAAAAGGGTGAAGTTGATTACAATATGCCGGTAGATAAAGAATTTCAGAAATCACTTGATCAGTGTGCAGCTTCACTTGAGGAAAGATCAAGTGCACCTTATGCTTTACAAAGGGCTGTCGACTGGGAATTGAAGATGTTTTATTCTTTGGAGGATGAACTGTCAGAATGGTTTTGCAGCTCCGATTATATGCATTTTGGGCAAACACAGACACTGTTTAAACAGAAAGTCAACCACCcacaacttttttttgatgatgaaaactATGCCGCTGGTGTAGTTGGACGTTTAATTGAGGACATGCCCAATTCTTTATCATCTAATTTACTCGCATTGTCATATATATCAATGGGATGCTTTGCGTATACAAGTAACAAAAGTGAGCATGCAAAGATTATACGACGCAACAATTTAATGTTCGTTCCTCgcattcaagaaattgttCATGccttcaagaaaattgcTATAAGCTGCAGGGATGATAACaaaaacttgaagaaacaaactattttgttatttcacTCGTCAACGATTCTGTACTTCATCTCCAGTATTTGTATTGAAGGTAGAGAGGAAAATTCAGAGGCAGTAGATAGTGTTATTAACTCTTTTGACAGGACAGAtttgttggaatttttAACAAAGTATATTGAAAATTGGAGATGGAACAGCAGATTAGCTATGCGTATAAGAAATATGGTTTTGTTGCTTTTCAAGCTTATTGTATTACAGTTTGGCGACAGTTCTGTTTACAAACAAACCAAATCATCCGTTTATAAACTCCATGGGTTGATATATCCATCAAAGCATCcagaaaaattatcaatcTCTCCGTTACATTATCAAGCATTTAGAGAGGACATAACTTCTCGTTTTCCTGATTACAATATGCCTACTTCTGGTTTACCAAAGGATGTTGACAAGTCAGAATCCCTTTCTCagtttttggaaattcCTCGtccaaaatcaaagaatcCTCTAAATATGACACTTAATGTTCCTGAAAAACATATTGCTACGCCAGCTCCCTCACCACCAAACTCTCCACAATTGATGCATTTAAGTGAAGGTCCTAGGCCCCGTAAATCTTTCCAGACAAACATGGCATATCCATGTTTATATCCGTCTGATAATGAAGGGCCTGAAGATGACTCTCTGGAAAATAGAGTAGATTCTAATTTGGAGAGAAAGCCTGATAACGATATAGTTATTCCATTCAGTACCGAGGAAGCAGCTAGAATATTAAGTGAGAGTTTAGAAATCAAGCTAAGTACAAAACAACTTTGGTACGAAAGGGACTTATTTATGATAACGGAGCGTGGTTGGAAGCAGCAGTTAGAAAATGAGCCGTATGATTATTCAACTTTTAACTATGATGCAagttcttcaaagaaagagaaaagtgCGATTTACATTATGCAGCGAATTGacaaatattataaaagtTGCCTTTCGAGCTTTAATTCTCTTGTGTTTGTTTTGCTACAAACAATGGAATCAAGCTTGACAAACAACTTCCATAGGAAAAGTGAAGTTTCCGATAAAAATCTTCTAAATATGCTGGCGCCCCAATTGGAGATCGTGAGGGCTAAGGAATTGTCCCTAAAGTCAGCAGCAGGCATATTACATGCATTGTTGAAGTGGTTTAAGCTAAGCcatattttgaagtttgAACATTTGGCGGTGGTTATTCACGATTCGCGATACATTAACACATGCGCTTCTATTTTAAGCAAATATTCTGAGGTTTATCCTGAAAGggttttcaataaatatGTACTAACCCCGAAttcattttggaaagaatgTTCTCTGTCTAACGAGTCCTACCGTGAATGCTATTCAGTAGATGACTCAGGGGAGGTCAACACGGAGATTCTGCCTTCGTTTGCATACCTTTTAAGAATCCTGAGGAAGATCACGGGGAACAAAACACAAAGATTAAAGGAACTGCCCTTGTCTATAGGCATATTATTTAAACGCTATTATCGGCTTTTCAACCTTGACATGTATCATccaatattgaaaataacaaGAGAACTCACaccattcaaaaacaagaGATGGAAATCGGAACATATGGAATTGATATCAGGGGTTtacctttttgaaaaactggaGTTAACAGACAATTGGGTAACAGGGAAGGATATATCAGGGGAGTTGAGCGATGCTTGTGGCCAAGAAATTGCACTCAGGGCCTTGCTCCAGTTTTACAATTTTCAACATTATGAAATATCTATGGAGGATCTCGGATATGGGCACCGTAATAGCTCCAGTCAAGATCTATTAAACAAGGAATCCGAGTACTTGAACATTTAA
- the NAF1 gene encoding RNA-binding snoRNP assembly protein (RNA-binding protein required for the assembly of box H/ACA snoRNPs~similar to YNL124W) codes for MSDDLFSKALENPDQDLNVELPKDDVDLGLLGDGGNEKKGDEPVADAVKSVSGSSDSDSDSDFDSSGSEDDSADQDVEGEDEDEDVVENEDEDEDPSPSGPILSKNEILEETVPELPEDYEISEKTIITPIGVLKSAFENNIIVHATLSGEKRVLKEGSIFCLEDRTLIGMLTEVFGPLQNPFYRIKLPDSKKDIFNELKVRLGEKAYIVTPDAHWIDTFELKRNKGTDASNGYDEELPEEEQEFSDDEKEALFKKMKKQQQQQRKKRDNRKQTNDTDNVKVKKARQPKPNNLPKLVPPMGMGMGSNAPLQHGYKSRNARENTKRESSTTSNRNRSPPVPMIQQQQHFPVNNYPYPPQPNSMPYPPYPSFPPPSNFQYPPPPFGQVPPAQFSNTIPYGSASPAYNNMPPPTQPPFMPMAQSQTPLPYGVPPMGQMQNPMYIQPPPQMPPQMPPQGNGNFQQVMELHQILLQQQQQQQQQQQQQQQQQHQHQQGPRT; via the coding sequence ATGAGCGATGACTTGTTTTCTAAGGCTTTGGAGAATCCAGATCAGGACTTGAATGTGGAATTGCCTAAGGATGACGTTGATTTAGGTCTTTTGGGTGACGGTGGGAACGAGAAGAAGGGCGATGAACCAGTCGCAGACGCGGTAAAGTCGGTCAGCGGATCCTCTGATTCTGATTCTGATTCTGATTTTGATTCTTCAGGTAGTGAAGATGATTCTGCAGATCAGGACGTCGAGGGGGAGGACGAAGATGAGGACGtggttgaaaatgaagacgaagacgaagacCCTTCACCCTCTGGACCCATATTGTCGAAGAACGAAATACTAGAGGAGACTGTTCCTGAACTGCCAGAGGATTAtgaaatttcagaaaaaacGATCATCACCCCTATTGGTGTTTTGAAGTCTGCGTTTGAGAACAATATAATCGTCCACGCCACGTTGTCGGGTGAAAAACGTGTTTTGAAAGAAGGTTCCATCTTCTGCCTCGAGGATAGAACTTTGATTGGGATGTTGACGGAAGTTTTTGGGCCCTTGCAAAACCCGTTCTACAGAATCAAGCTGCCCGactcaaaaaaagatatattCAATGAATTGAAAGTGCGTTTAGGCGAGAAAGCCTATATAGTCACCCCTGATGCCCACTGGATAGATACTTTTGAATTGAAGCGCAACAAAGGTACTGATGCGTCTAATGGGTACGATGAAGAATTACCTGAAGAGGAACAAGAATTTTCCGACGACGAAAAAGAAGCCCTTTttaagaaaatgaagaaacagcaacagcagcaaagaaagaaaagggaTAACCGCAAACAAACCAATGACACTGACAATGTCAAGGTAAAGAAAGCTCGGCAACCTAAGCCCAACAATCTACCCAAATTAGTGCCGCCAATGGGCATGGGCATGGGCAGCAATGCTCCGTTGCAACATGGGTACAAATCAAGAAACGCACGTGAAAACACTAAACGTGAATCCAGTACCACCTCTAACCGGAATCGTTCGCCCCCGGTGCCAATGAtacagcaacaacaacattTTCCTGTAAATAATTACCCCTACCCGCCGCAGCCAAACAGTATGCCCTATCCGCCATACCCATCTTTTCCTCCACCATCTAACTTCCAGTATCCACCTCCACCGTTTGGCCAGGTGCCACCGGCCCAATTCTCCAACACTATTCCATATGGTAGCGCTTCTCCCGCATACAACAACATGCCGCCACCGACACAGCCGCCGTTTATGCCGATGGCTCAAAGCCAAACTCCACTTCCATACGGCGTGCCTCCAATGGGTCAAATGCAAAATCCAATGTACATCCAACCGCCACCTCAAATGCCTCCTCAAATGCCTCCTCAAGGAAATGGTAATTTTCAACAAGTAATGGAATTACATCAAATACTCttgcaacagcagcagcagcaacaacaacaacaacaacaacaacaacaacaacaacaccaGCATCAGCAAGGACCAAGAACTTAG
- the ESBP6 gene encoding Esbp6p (Protein with similarity to monocarboxylate permeases~similar to YNL125C), producing the protein MSTQSNDYVSASSGMASEISSEVSSINSSQLASYSKASITGPVPRSDLHSIKSNDGSRKLSISRTLTNRLNDIKKAVDDDNMQTEETSADVNKILESRFDVADAIRLHHNESVQSKLNIPATHTTTGGASSSTQSSASSIQNDITGHKASMDSKLMRNRVYPASTKGSGKDLEAQGISEFEPDEPTVKRVFTNKSTGQLELPPDGGYGWVVAFCVFLTMFSTWGCNASFGVDLAYYLNHDTYPGASKYDYALIAGLTVFLGQILSPLVMALMRIIGLRTTMLFGDAVMLAAYLLASFTTKLWQLYLTQGFMIGCSISLIFIPATTVLPGWFLKKRAVAMGVSLLGTGAGGVVYGLATNKMLSDFGNTRWCLRIIGISCSISVLVAIALLKERNPTPPVGLKSPRAMFEQLKAMFSLKVITKPFVILIALWFMFALFAYNLMVFTLSSYAISKGLSSHDATTLTAILNGSQSIGRPLMGLAGDKFGRANVTIVLTTLLTIYMFAFWIPAHTFVQLIFFSILVGSCVGVANVMNTVLIADMVKPEEFLPAWAFVNYCGAPFLLVCEVIAQALTVEKDKSNPYLHAQIFCGCCFIAALILISILREYSIRMKLTERQAMTDEKLKEWKASEYDTDSAEEDWDKLRERKNKYDILLGPGTKKYFLRMVYPMKV; encoded by the coding sequence atgtCAACGCAATCAAATGACTACGTTTCTGCTTCCTCTGGAATGGCCTCCGAGATATCATCCGAGGTTTCTTCGATAAACTCTTCGCAGCTTGCATCATACTCCAAGGCTTCTATTACTGGTCCGGTTCCGCGTTCTGATCTGCACAGCATTAAGTCGAACGATGGCTCGAGAAAATTGTCTATTAGCAGGACCTTGACAAACCGGCTTAACGACATTAAAAAGGCTGTTGATGACGACAACATGCAGACGGAAGAGACGTCTGCAGATGTTAATAAAATATTAGAATCGAGATTCGACGTGGCCGATGCCATTAGGCTACATCACAATGAGTCAGTGCAGTCAAAGCTAAACATCCCCGCCACGCATACTACCACCGGAGGCGCCTCGTCGTCGACACAATCTTCTGCCTCTTCTATTCAAAATGACATCACAGGACATAAAGCCTCCATGGACTCCAAACTCATGAGAAATAGAGTATATCCGGCTTCCACCAAAGGCTCCGGCAAGGATCTCGAGGCCCAGGGAATATCAGAGTTCGAACCTGATGAGCCGACTGTAAAAAGAGTATTTACTAACAAATCTACTGGGCAGCTAGAGCTGCCCCCTGACGGTGGATATGGTTGGGTCGTCGCATTCTGTGTGTTCTTGACCATGTTTTCCACGTGGGGCTGCAACGCATCTTTTGGTGTCGACCTTGCCTACTATCTAAACCATGATACTTACCCTGGCGCCTCCAAATATGACTATGCCTTAATTGCCGGTCTCACTGTATTCCTGGGTCAAATCTTGTCCCCTCTTGTGATGGCACTGATGAGAATAATTGGTTTGCGGACCACCATGCTTTTTGGTGATGCTGTAATGCTTGCCGCATATCTCTTGGCCTCCTTTACAACCAAGTTATGGCAATTGTATCTCACCCAAGGTTTCATGATCGGCTGTTCAATATCGCTGATTTTCATTCCAGCAACAACAGTCTTACCAGGATGGTtcctgaaaaaaagagccGTCGCAATGGGTGTCTCATTATTGGGTACCGGTGCTGGTGGTGTCGTCTACGGCTTGGCCACAAACAAAATGCTTTCTGATTTCGGAAATACCAGGTGGTGTCTTCGTATTATAGGTATATCGTGTAGCATAAGTGTTCTCGTTGCCATTGCGCttttaaaagaaaggaaCCCTACACCTCCCGTAGGGTTGAAATCACCTCGAGCCATGTTTGAACAACTCAAAGCAATGTTTTCATTAAAGGTTATAACTAAACCATTTGTGATACTTATTGCGCTATGGTTCATGTTCGCGTTATTTGCCTACAATTTGATGGTTTTTACTCTATCTTCATACGCAATCTCGAAAGGGTTATCATCGCACGACGCCACCACATTGACTGCCATTTTAAATGGTTCCCAATCCATTGGAAGACCTCTGATGGGTTTGGCGGGCGATAAATTTGGTAGGGCAAATGTAACGATCGTATTAACCACTTTGTTAacaatatatatgtttgCCTTCTGGATCCCCGCTCATACGTTTGTCCAactgatctttttttcaattttagtTGGCTCATGCGTTGGTGTCGCCAACGTGATGAATACTGTCTTAATTGCCGATATGGTTAAACCTGAAGAGTTTTTGCCCGCTTGGGCCTTTGTTAATTACTGTGGTGCCCCATTCTTACTGGTTTGCGAGGTAATTGCACAAGCATTGACGGTCGAGAAAGATAAGAGCAACCCTTATTTACATGCGCAGATTTTCTGCGGTTGTTGCTTTATTGCTGCACTAATTTTGATTTCTATTCTTCGTGAATATTCCATAAGGATGAAATTAACGGAAAGACAAGCAATGACAGACGAGAAGTTAAAAGAATGGAAAGCTAGCGAATACGATACCGATTCTGCCGAGGAAGATTGGGATAAAttaagagaaagaaaaaataaatatgatATTCTTTTAGGTCCCGGTACTAAAAAATACTTCCTGAGGATGGTATATCCAATGAAAGTCtag
- the SPC98 gene encoding Spc98p (Component of the microtubule-nucleating Tub4p (gamma-tubulin) complex~similar to YNL126W): MELEPSLFGIIEALAPQLLSQTHLRTFVSDVVNLLRSSAKSATQLSPLIDFYKLQSLDSPEVTIMWHKIEKFLDALFGIQNTDDMVKYLSVFQSLLPPNDRAKISHTSNGLNKENLTNHEHLLSPARAPSIYTEASFENMDRFSERRSMVSSPNRYIPSSTYSSVTLRQLSNPYYVNTIPEEDILKYVSYTLLATTSALFPFDHEQIQIPSKIPNFESGLLHLIFEAGLLYQSLGHKVEKFRMLNISPMKKALIIEISEELQNYTAFVNNLVSSGSVVSLKSLYREIYENVIELRIYCRFTEHFEELSGDTFLIELNIFKSHGDLTIRKIATNLFNSMISLYYEYLMNWLTKGLLRATYGEFFITENTGKNGTDDDFVYHIPIEFDQERVPAFIPKELAYKIFMVGKSYIFLEKYCKEVQWTNEFSKKYHVLYQSNSYRGISTNFFEIIKDQYSEIVDYTNHVLNQKFHYRDVVFTLKNILLMGRSDFMDALIEKASDILATPSDSLPNHKLTRFLQEAVQLSSLRHLMNRSGNSSVINGLDARVLDLGHGSVGWDVFTLDYILYPPLSLVLNVNRPFGRKEYLRIFNFLWRFKKNNYFYQKEMLKSNDIIRSFKKIRGYNPLIRDIINKLSRISILRTQFQQFNSKMESYYLNCIIEENFKEMTGKLHRTENKRQTQFDLIRLKDGTIELNGILPPKVDVLANSSGSNPQRHRVGKRLNIDELESAHNAFLVNILSHKLFATNASEINVGDYSGQPYPTSLVLLLNSVYEFINVYCTLNEIAYEIFIKMNLNDHEASNGLLGNLNTILKEAVDQYKNFKDRLYIFRADLKNDGDEELFLLSKSLR, from the coding sequence ATGGAACTAGAGCCCAGTCTTTTTGGTATAATAGAGGCATTGGCCCCTCAATTATTATCGCAGACTCACTTGCGGACATTTGTATCCGATGTTGTCAATTTACTACGATCATCCGCCAAATCAGCAACCCAATTGAGCCCTTTAATTGACTTTTACAAGTTGCAATCACTGGACTCGCCTGAAGTGACAATTATGTGGCATAAGATTGAGAAGTTTCTCGATGCTTTATTTGGAATTCAGAATACCGATGATATGGTGAAGTATCTCTCTGTTTTTCAGTCTTTGCTTCCACCAAATGATAGGGCAAAAATTTCCCACACATCAAATGGGCTCAATAAAGAGAACCTGACTAACCATGAACATTTACTCAGCCCAGCGCGGGCTCCCAGTATATACACAGAAGCTTCATTTGAAAACATGGACCGATTTTCCGAAAGAAGGTCAATGGTTTCTTCGCCTAATCGTTATATTCCCTCTTCAACTTACAGTTCTGTTACTTTAAGACAGTTGTCAAATCCCTACTATGTCAACACTATACCTGAGGAAGATATCCTAAAATACGTGTCATATACATTATTGGCTACGACATCTGCACTATTCCCATTTGACCACGAGCAAATACAAATTCCATCCAAGATACCCAACTTTGAGAGTGGACTCTTACATTTAATATTTGAAGCAGGTTTATTGTATCAAAGTTTGGGCCATAAAGTGGAGAAGTTTAGGATGTTGAATATATCTCCAATGAAAAAGGCATTGATTATAGAAATTTCAGAAGAATTGCAAAATTACACAGCATTTGTGAACAACCTGGTCTCTTCGGGGTCAGTAGTGTCATTGAAATCGTTATATCGTGAAATATACGAAAATGTGATAGAGCTTCGAATATACTGTAGGTTTACAGAACactttgaagaattgaGTGGAGATACATTCTTGATTGaattaaatatttttaaatCCCACGGAGATCTTActataagaaaaatagcAACTAATTTGTTTAATTCAATGATTTCCCTCTATTACGaatatttgatgaattgGTTAACCAAAGGTCTCCTACGAGCTACTTATGGTGAGTTCTTTATCACTGAAAACACGGGTAAAAATGGTACTGACGATGATTTTGTTTATCACATCCCCATAGAGTTCGACCAAGAAAGAGTGCCGGCTTTTATACCGAAAGAGTTAGcatataaaatatttatgGTCGGCAAATCgtatattttcttggaaaaaTACTGTAAAGAAGTTCAATGGAcaaatgaattttctaaaaaatatcatgTACTGTACCAAAGCAATTCTTATAGAGGAATATCTacgaatttttttgaaattataAAGGATCAATATTCTGAAATCGTTGATTATACCAATCATGTTCTAAatcaaaagtttcattACAGAGACGTGGTGTTtacattaaaaaatattcttcttaTGGGCAGATCTGATTTTATGGATGCTCTAATTGAAAAGGCTAGTGATATTCTTGCAACACCATCGGATTCATTACCAAACCATAAGCTAACGAGATTTTTACAGGAGGCTGTACagctttcttctttaagaCATCTAATGAATAGGTCTGGTAATAGTTCCGTCATTAATGGGTTAGATGCGAGAGTACTCGATCTCGGACATGGGTCGGTAGGTTGGGATGTTTTTACTTTGGATTACATACTCTACCCTCCTTTGAGTTTAGTATTAAACGTAAATCGCCCATTTGGTAGAAAGGAGTATCTaagaattttcaattttttatggagatttaaaaagaataattatttttatcaaaagGAAATGTTGAAGAGTAATGATATCATCAGatcattcaagaaaatcagGGGTTACAACCCGCTCATCCGCGATATTATCAATAAGCTTTCCAGAATCAGCATACTTAGGACTCAGTTTCAGCAATTCAACTCCAAGATGGAATCTTATTATTTGAACTGCATTATAGaggaaaatttcaaagaaatgacCGGGAAACTGCACCGAAcggaaaataaaaggcAAACTCAATTCGACTTAATTAGATTGAAGGACGGTACTATAGAATTAAATGGAATTTTACCGCCAAAAGTTGACGTACTAGCAAATTCTTCTGGCAGTAACCCTCAAAGACACAGGGTTGGAAAGAGACttaatattgatgaattagAAAGTGCACATAATGCTTTCCTGGTGAATATTCTTTCTCACAAACTTTTTGCAACTAATGCAAGTGAAATAAACGTTGGTGATTATTCCGGACAACCATATCCAACTTCGTTGGTTTTACTTTTAAACTCGGTCTACGAATTCATCAATGTTTATTGTACCTTGAACGAGATTGCGTACgaaatttttatcaaaatgaatCTCAACGACCACGAAGCCTCTAATGGGTTATTAGGAAATTTGAATACAATTTTGAAGGAAGCCGTCGACCAGtacaaaaatttcaaagacaGACTGTATATCTTTAGGGCAGATTTAAAGAACGATGGCGATGAAGagctttttttattaagCAAATCATTGCGTTAA